The Mobula hypostoma chromosome 9, sMobHyp1.1, whole genome shotgun sequence genomic sequence tgaatgcttccatgtgattttctctgctcccactagaaattctttaaattgcctgtcattgatgacctgtttgatttgtggaccaacataGATGGCTTCCTTAAActtggcatcaattattctgtcttgaattatgaattgaaataacaaatataggtgatttcaaaaaaatagtgtgtgatagggaaatgtcATGGTGACTTTCATGATCAACAGTGTAAAATTCATAGTACAGTATACACCCGAAAGTATTAGGAAGCAAAATGGGGAAGTAAGTGGAATTGCAAATTGTGAATCCAGGATGCTTGGTAAGAAGCAAGTAAAGTAAGGAACCAAAGCAGAAACTTATTTATTCAATTACTAAATGCTACTTTATAATCTTTTATGCATTTTAGATTGTTAAAAGTCCATTTATTGAGAATAAGCATATTTCTATACCAAACAAGTAAAACCACCTTGAAATTCAAATGTGCAATGCAGTTGGAAGTTAAAACACTATTTTCCTGAGAGATATGCAGTAATAGTTAAATCCATCTGGATTGGTTTGGGTCAATCTGAAAATTCAGCCAAGTGTTTCCTTAAATTTGCCTTATACTCCAGATATGCCTAGTACAATAGGTGCACATAGGCGGTAGTCCAGCATGTCTGATAACAGGAAGCCTGTGCAGGAGAGCTTTTAaagttgcactggggcagttccactttcttaacctcagaagtccaggtccaatggtacgaacaagcgtcacaaactggggtcttccctggttacagtggatgaccatgacatcttctgtgccttgtcatgctcttcgctctccacagagcattgcagaactgccttcctggccattgaatCTCTTTGTAGATCTCATTcgcccagtctgctggagctgaatttgcatgctaggacaggtatGTCCCTATCCCACTGGGGTACGAGGCCGCCagctaccctcacttggtttaACCCGCTTGTTGAAGCAGTGTACAAGGATGTGGCTGCTGTCATATGCTAGCTGGAACCACAGGTGGGAGCTGACTGTCTGGTGGGGATCAAAGGTGAGCGAGCTGCCCGAGAACAgtcatgacaagccccttcaccagaggtactTGCCCTCTCTGGACACACCATACACCCCATTAGGAGCACGTAGGCTGATGCCATTTGATGTGCGTCACTCAGTGTCTGTTACTATGGGAGAACTTAGACCATGATGTCCCAAGTGCAACAATTATTAACGACTCCTGGGAGAAGCTGGCCTTTCCAGCAGAGAACTGGATTGGGACATTTGCACTTAAATTAATTCCTTTCCACCCCACCGTCCCTTCATCTTGCAGAGATTGAGTTCAAAGTCTTAACCCACAATCTGTCACTACACCAATCCACCCAAGCCATCCCTCTTCAGAAGCATCTCTCCTGCTCATCCATCCAAAATGCAGTTGGTATCACAATTTCACATTCACTTACACTCCTTCCCCACCTGTTGAAAGTACTGTATCCATTCTTCAACAAGCAAGTGCCAGTGCAAAACTCCAATTCCCActgatcaactgactggacaCAGAGTCAATTGGGCCTATATATACTGTCTGTCCTAAGTCAGCCTTGAAGTTGTGTACCAGGTGTACTATTCTGATTTGGATAGTTTGTGGTACACAATAGTTGCACTGGAAGCTTTAGGCTTTGGGAACAGTTGAACTTTAAGGGCACACTGAGATTTCTAGACTCATGTTTTGTGCCATATTGGATATTAATGGAATAGATCCATAGACTTTGTGGTCACCAGTTGCTTCTTGCTTTTGAGGTATGTGGCCCACAAAGAACATGCGTCTGTTGGCATGGACTTATCCTTTTAGTCATATAGTcattgagcactacagcacagatataggccattcagcccatctgatccATGCTAAACTaccattctgcctagtcccatcaacctgaatTTGAACCATAgctgtccatacccctcccatccatgtacttatccaactttctcttaaatgctTTCTTGATTTCCTCGAAAACATGGTTTTCTGTTAGATGTCAATTCTGGGGAATTTCTGGTGAATTCTCATCACTTTAGCTCAGCAGCCTGAATTCTCACCGAGAGCAAACCAGGGATTAAAAGTTAAAATTTCATACTCTGGCTTATGAAGTGGAAAATATAGACATGAGATTAAGATGGAGCTAActattatgttttataacttcaaaacattaaaaggATTcagaggaagacacaggagtctgaaatgtgagccTAAGCTATTTATTTTAAGTGGGGCAcacacgtatcatgtggtagcatgatgacgtatgcaattcatgtacttatacatataacccataatgagttatttaaatgagcaggaatgcttaatcaaccagtatatatacaagattactcaaatattattgaaatattaaatacatactAGCATTTCAAACAGGAATAAAAACAATGACTTAAAGGTCCACTATACTTTGATGCTCCATTGAATAGTAATCCTCAGAACAAAAATGTACCTTTTTCAAGAAGGAAGTCAGTATTAAGCATTAATTAAGGCTTAGCATATCATTGAAAtcttacccccaccccccatgcggCAGTGCTAATTAATCAGTGTATTTTATGAGCTGAACAGTTTACAGGTCCTGTAATTCTCCTCAAATCACTGATTTCCCATGGTTACAGCGGAGAAGGTTGTGAAATAGTTTGCAGAACACAGATAGTTATCGTGCTATTTCCATGTTCAACTGCAGATGTACCATAATGTACAGCAgatgatctgattgcatatctgactgtacatacatgtatacaaagcaattatgtatacaatcttaacttcctttttcccaggctgaagtggctaacatgacgggatatagttttaaggtgctgggaagttgatactgaggggatgtcaggggtaagtttttcacacagagagtgaaatgcactgccgacagtggtggtggtggaagcggatacaatagggtcttttaagagactcttatgtacatggagcttagaaaaatagagggctttgtggtaggcaaattctaggcagtttctagcgtaggttacatggtcagcaccacattgtgggccgaagggcctgtgatgtgctgtagatttctatgttctatgttcttagtgtctgggcaatatcctccacatttcccttccttattgcttgccCGTTGTGATGGAGATGcagcataaagatttttactccctcatgtttgtgtgatggatgtaagaaataaaataaattcttgTTGGGCATCTGTATAAAATGTCCTGTATTCCTAAATATATACTGTTTTGCTCTCCAGTTAACAGTTCTTTCAGGAGCTGTGAATTTCCCCTTTGGCCTCAGGTTAGTCACAATAAGGTGCGACGAGGAATCCTGCGAAGAGTGGTCTTTTCTGAAGAACAACGGAAGTCTCTGGAGAAGACCTTTCAGAAGCAGAAATACATTAGTAAGACAGACAGGAAGAAACTGGCCACTCACCTTGGTCTTAAAGACTCTCAGGTATATTATACCAGTCTATTGAATTCACTCATTGGTAACTCATGAACAAAATCTTATTCTGTAGTTCATATTTTATACActaaagcaggggttctcaacctgagaTCCATGAACCCATGGGTTAATGGAaaggttccatggcataaaaaaaggttggaaacttcTGCTTTAAGGTAATAATGATCACAAAACAATGGTTGCAGCAGAGATATACTGCAGAGCCATAGAAtgagctgatattggagagggttcagaggaggttcacaaggatgattccaggaatgaaagggctatcataggaggaatgtttgatggctctgggtctgtattcaatggaatttagaaggatgggggtggatctcattgaagcctttcgaacgttgaaaggccgagacagagtggatgtggaaaggatgtttcccatggtgggggagtctaggacaagagggcacagcctcaggatagaggggcgtctatctaaaacagagatgcggagaaatttctttagccggagggtggtgaatttgtggaatttgttaccacagacagctgtggaggccaggtcgttgggtgcacttaaggcagagattgatagattcttgattagatgtggcatcaaaggttacggggagaaggctggggagtaggGCTGGGGGGGTCGGgagaataaaaggatcagccctgattgagtggcagagcagactcgatgggccaaatggcctaattctcctcctgtgtcttatggtcttatggtctaattgttAAAtcacagacctttcagcccaaacCTGTTCTATGGAAAAACAATTCAATCAAATGCATTGCTTCTCTATTATAAATCAGCTCACAAAGCAATCCTATTAATCCCATTCCCCCTCTGAAATCCCTGTAAGCTCTTTGCTCTAACATTCCCATCAAATTCCCTCTggctcaggggttcccaaacttttttaggccgtggaccaataccattaagcaacgGGTCGCGGACCCCTGCTTCTTCTACCTCAGTAATTTTGTAATTGAAGCAAACTGTGTAACATTATAACTTTGATCAGTCTGTGGCCATTCTGAACTCAATCTAAGCCTTTATATTTATAGTTTATTGAATGTCTGAGCTGAGCTGACCTGGTCTAATCTGGAAGCAGAATACCTTTTCCAGATACTGACACTGAGTTAGACTTGACATCTACTCCTGAGAAAGATACCCAGCTGCTTTATTCCTCAGTAAACACCCCCATGGAATGATGTGACTGCCAGATCCTGAGTCTGAGGCTTCTGTCGGTCAGGGTTGACCACAAATGTTGtgtcctggctgtctagatatgcaagccagggcagtacaatgtgaagagcaggctgttgcccatgtagctggctctctctctctccacacaactgatgaacccaaaggaacggcagagactgatacagtttgacataaccagcgttgcaggagttgtcagtcagcattgaactcaatataggactgccttagggactccagttctggacttttccttggggtttacttgcGAAACCTaccctatgagtgggtatagccacaagactgtggaagtttgagatcagagttttccttctcctagctgagctgccaacacagctgacgagccctgcctgcctgaagtgactggctttaaggtactagtaacctgcctttgcctcttctcctgtcagatgaaatggttctgctgggcttagtagctaagcccctCATGAAGgtcgggagctggacttggttgtcagaggctatttgagaggcacatcattgggagcatttaataggtagtgggagctttaaCAACCTTACGGAGCCAAATTAGAGCCTGACCCTGAAGCCAAGGGAACAATGGTATGGAGTTACAAGAATCGTAATGCAAGCCCGGCTAAAGCTTCACACTCATATCCTTGCCCGGTATCACAGCCTGCCAGTGGCTCTCAGAAGCAGATTACTGGGAGTCATTTCCCCAAGCCAAACCACTGTATCATCATACCAGAATTAGAATAaggttttattatcaccgacatatgtcatgGAACTTGTTTtgcacagcagtacagtgcataaaaattataagaaatatatctataaaataaataaatagtgctaaaaGAGAGCATTGTAGTAaggtagtggaggggaagaagctgctcgtAAAAAGCCAATTGTGcatcttaaggctcctgtacctctcctgtgatggcagtaatgagaagagggcatgtcctgggtggtcagGGTCCTTagagatggatgccgccttcttgaggcactgccttttgaagttgtcctggatggtggggaggccaTTGCCCACGCTGGatctggttgagtctacaaccctatGCGGCTTttgttgatcctgtgcattggctccTCCGTACTGATGGTCCGAACACTTCTGTGGACgtgtgctgcagtcttcagtggCATAACAAATCTTCTCAAATAAACACAAATTCCACTCTTTACTCGCTACAACGATTATGAACGTTATTGGGcttatctcttcaaactcccaatgaagtatagtgTGTCACCTTCATGATTGTATAAATTTGTTGGTAGTGCTGGCACTGAGTCAGCACCTAATAATCAACTTCCAGTCCCTTGTCCTTGGCTGAATGTCCACCCACTGACACCAGGTCAAACGGTTCTGTATAAAATACTGAGTCAACCTGAGTCTGAATGTTTTAGCAGAATTTCCATCCACCCTCACCCAACCCCATATGCTTCAAGATAAGAAGCTCATAAGACCAAAGACCATAAgatcttaagacataggagcagaattagtccatttagcccattaagtctactccaccatttcatcttggctaatccaattttcctctctgccccaatctcctgccttctccctatgtcCTTTAATACCCTGAACAATcatgaatttatcaacctctgccttaaaataaGTAAAGGCTTGACCTTCACAACTTCttgatacaccactctctggctgaaaacaaaaatcctccttatctctgttctaaaaggacgcgcctctattctgaggctgtgtcctctgatcttagactctcccaccacaggaaatatcctcttgacatccactctatcaaggtcattcaccatttgataagttacccctcattcttctaaattctagtgaatacaggcccagagccatcaaatcttcttcatatgacaagctcttcaatcctggaatcatattcgagaacctcctttgaaccctccccagttttagcacatcctttctaagatgaagggcccaaacctgctcacaatttaGTTAAACGTTACCTGTGCAGATGGTCAAATACAAGGCTGTACAAAAATTTGAACATATCCAATGCAGATTATGTATGTATCTAGTGCAAAGTACACTAAACTTATAGAGCTGACAAAGTAGGCTGTCCACTTCCTGTTTTTAATCATATACAGTTTATCACACTGACTTCTAAACGTTGTACAGTTAGAGCGAGGCTTTACAGCGCaagcaatcagggttcaattcccactgctgtctgcaaggagtttgtatatgttctccgtgaccacatgggtttcctctgggtcatAAGTTCTCAACATGGGGTCCATGGCCCCCTCGGTTGGTTAATGGTGGGGGTtcttggcataaaaaaaggttgggaatgttAATGCTCTGGTCACATAcgttccaaagatgcacaggtagtaagctgtgggcatattgacacttgcgggctgcccccgacACATCCTCGGACTATGTTAGCCTTTGAcgcaaaacaacgcatttcactgtatgttccgatgtatatgtgacaaataaagctgataatTAATCTCTTTAAATCTCTTCAACAATTGTAGTTTCAGAAGTGGCTGAAGGCTGAATGTAAGCTTCCTACTCATTATGTGAGAGATAAAACAATTTCTTTAAGGACCTGATAAATGACAAATACTGAGCTGACTTAAATTTGCATTCAACGATAGTAATGGATGATGGATTTGTATGCTGACCAGAGTCATGGAGTGAGAgaaaagtacatcacagaaacaggctttttggcccatctagtccgtgcaaaaccatttaaactgccaactcccattgatctgcactcgGACCATcgccctccctacccctcccatccatgtacctaccctaacttctcttaaatgttgaaatcgaactcacatgcgccacttgcactggcagcccgttccatactctgatgaccctctgagtgaagaaatttcccctcatgttccctttaacttttcatctttcacccttaacccattacctctagttgtagttccacccaacctgcttacatttaccctatctatacccctcataattttgtatacctctatcaaatctcctcgcaatcttctatattccaaggaataaagtcctaacctattcaatcttttcctatATCTAagatcctccagacctggcaacatccttgtaaatcttctctgcactccttcaacactacttacatctttcctgaaggtaggtgaccaaaactgctcacaatactccaaacgaagcctctccaatgtcttaaacaacttcaacataacatcccagctcctgtactcaatatagtgatttatgaaggccaatgtgccaacagCTTTCATTAcgaccctctctacctgtgacaccactttcaatggattatagacctgtatttccagatccctttgttctaccacactcctcagcgccccaccattcactgtgtaagatctcccctagttggtcctaccaaagtgcaacactttgcACTTGACTGCAGTAGTTTTGATTAGCTTTGTTACAGGGGACTGTGTATAATGCTGGTGCCTGTTTTGTTAAAGCAAATATTTACCCAGTCGAAAGAACAGTGGGATATTGGAAATGTAAAGGTTGCTGTAATGGTTACTTTTAAACGAACCAAAACTGCTCAGGGACTAAGGACGGTGATGGGGGGAAGGTGGTGGTTGACACTGTATGACACACTCCACGAATAACAAAGTTCTAAGTTGAAGAAAGTTAAAATGAAGTGTCTTGTAACAATAAAAAAACTAATGAAACGAAACCAAGTGATATAACGAAATAAGTGGAATAACCGTATTCAAAGAGGAATAAACATTAGGGATCTTAGTGTATTTAAACGTTAGTGATAAACGGTCAaaactccaccatggatggtcccaggCTCAGTTGAGAAAGGAGAGGGGTTTGGGCATGGAGTTAGCAACCCCATTCctttaaaaacccagtgctacagaaacgccaacaggAGCTCCAAAGACCCCATTCCTGGAAGAGGAGGGATATACCCAAGAAGATGGCTGTACCTGGAGTAAGGTTGAAGGACTGGCCTAATACTGAGCTACTGTCAGTGACCTTTGCCCCTGAAGAGTAATGGggtgtaaaagaaaaaaaaattaaatggtcaacacaaaaaaaatcattccctCGACCTACCCCTGCTCTAACCAGACTAAAACTGAACTAAAGACCAAGCATGAATACTCTTCACTTCTACCACGCCCCAATCCATATGACAAATTACcaataataaacacacaacacaaaatacaccacagacagacagaaaatagatgcagTTGGTTATTATATTTCAGCCCTCCAGTTAGGAGAGGAAGTTAGTGACCATCTTCTTGCTGAAAGTTTTATACCATTCTGCAATGCCTTtgctataaatattgagaatttAGTTTGATACTTAACTAAGTTGTTTCCGATTTTGTTTAACTTGAGAAAGGCTTTTATATTAGTTTCATACTTTCAAGTAGATAGTTGTTTTAAATTATTAACAATGAtgtaattttattattttcttaaGTACAGGGATTTAGAGAACTGAAAAGCTATTGATTTCATTATTTTGTTATTTGTACTGATGCTGTTATTGATATTTTCAACTCAAAAGGTAAAAATTTGGTTCCAGAATCGAAGAATGAAATGGCGAAATACTAAAGAGAGGGAATTGCTTTCACAAGTATGTTCACTGGAGCATACGTTACAAGAGAAACCACTCTCAACTTCTGATTCAAGCAACAGTATCGCAAATGATCCTGACAGAAAATCAACACATACGGGCCAGTCGTCTGTGTGCCAATATGTTGCAATTTCGTCGATGTCTCAGAGTAGTCACCCTGGCGAGAACAGAGCTCCAGATGTGAAATTAGAATTATTTAAAGCTTCGCCACGCTCCCTCCCTGTACACCAGCAAAAagacacatagaacatagaacagtacagctcaggaacagcccctttggcccacaatgttatgctgaaccagctaaaaagcaaatcaaaaatgcccaaacactaatcccaccTACGTACACAATGTTcacatccctccatctttcttatattcacgtgcctatctaaatgcccctcttaaaagcctctaatgtatttgcctctaccaccataccaggcagcccattccaggcatccaccactctctgagtaaaaaaacttacccctcacatcccccttgaatctatccaccccccccccccaccttcaatgcatgccctccgacattagacatttcaaccctggaacagaTAACCCCTGCCTACTCTTaactttgcctctcataatcttataaacctctatcagatctccctcatcctctggcactccagagaaaacaacccaagtttatccagcctctcatgatatcca encodes the following:
- the LOC134351476 gene encoding homeobox protein DBX2-like isoform X1 codes for the protein MLPGLLRSPATLILIPTPSVSWEVLGQSTHLHSPQLPAFHNLGKSFLIDNLLRINSPLNPPLRPIPANPVPVKVHQTAEQIGPSGGPHPTRCSFQLVNPSDNQPAAVTSTSQTVTYPEIGLPKCFLPSFPQVLLACCGGSCQHRVSPTDFPINSSFRSCEFPLWPQVSHNKVRRGILRRVVFSEEQRKSLEKTFQKQKYISKTDRKKLATHLGLKDSQVKIWFQNRRMKWRNTKERELLSQVCSLEHTLQEKPLSTSDSSNSIANDPDRKSTHTGQSSVCQYVAISSMSQSSHPGENRAPDVKLELFKASPRSLPVHQQKDT
- the LOC134351476 gene encoding homeobox protein DBX2-like isoform X2 produces the protein MLPGLLRSPATLILIPTPSVSWEVLGQSTHLHSPQLPAFHNLGKSFLIDNLLRINSPLNPPLRPIPANPVPVKVHQTAEQIGPSGGPHPTRCSFQLVNPSDNQPAAVTSTSQTVTYPEIGLPKCFLPSFPQVLLACCGGSCQHRVSPTDFPINSSFRSCEFPLWPQVSHNKVRRGILRRVVFSEEQRKSLEKTFQKQKYISKTDRKKLATHLGLKDSQNRRMKWRNTKERELLSQVCSLEHTLQEKPLSTSDSSNSIANDPDRKSTHTGQSSVCQYVAISSMSQSSHPGENRAPDVKLELFKASPRSLPVHQQKDT
- the LOC134351476 gene encoding homeobox protein DBX2-like isoform X3, coding for MLPSLIPTPSVSWEVLGQSTHLHSPQLPAFHNLGKSFLIDNLLRINSPLNPPLRPIPANPVPVKVHQTAEQIGPSGGPHPTRCSFQLVNPSDNQPAAVTSTSQTVTYPEIGLPKCFLPSFPQVLLACCGGSCQHRVSPTDFPINSSFRSCEFPLWPQVSHNKVRRGILRRVVFSEEQRKSLEKTFQKQKYISKTDRKKLATHLGLKDSQVKIWFQNRRMKWRNTKERELLSQVCSLEHTLQEKPLSTSDSSNSIANDPDRKSTHTGQSSVCQYVAISSMSQSSHPGENRAPDVKLELFKASPRSLPVHQQKDT